One stretch of Akkermansia sp. RCC_12PD DNA includes these proteins:
- a CDS encoding YbhB/YbcL family Raf kinase inhibitor-like protein: protein MPSTFTLHSNDLGGVVQQPQRHFSVGGGNRSPQLSWINPPEGTKSFAITIHDPDAPTGSGFWHWLAVNLPSSVRELPSGAGDPALGLMPEQTVQIRNDAGFAGYSGSFPPAGHGWHLYLVTVYALDTDSLPVAEDTPAAQVGFQLWQHTLQKASIVFYDRVETK, encoded by the coding sequence ATGCCATCAACATTCACTCTTCACAGCAACGACCTCGGCGGAGTAGTCCAGCAGCCCCAGCGGCACTTCAGTGTGGGCGGCGGAAACCGTTCCCCCCAGCTTTCCTGGATCAATCCTCCGGAAGGGACAAAAAGCTTTGCCATTACCATCCATGATCCGGACGCGCCCACGGGCAGCGGCTTCTGGCACTGGCTGGCCGTCAATCTGCCTTCCTCCGTCCGGGAATTGCCCTCCGGCGCGGGAGACCCTGCCCTGGGCCTGATGCCGGAACAGACTGTCCAGATACGCAACGACGCCGGTTTTGCAGGATACAGCGGCAGCTTCCCGCCCGCAGGCCACGGATGGCACCTGTACCTGGTTACTGTGTACGCGCTGGACACGGATTCCCTGCCCGTGGCGGAAGATACCCCGGCCGCCCAGGTGGGGTTCCAGCTCTGGCAGCACACGCTGCAAAAAGCCTCCATCGTCTTTTACGACCGGGTGGAGACGAAATGA
- a CDS encoding AAA family ATPase — MNAPPSLSQEELGTAVQKLDALASAMNQVLFGKENLIELILTGVLARGHILLEGLPGLGKTELVKGLSKALDITARRVQFTPDLLPGDITGTPVLQEADGRKSFVFQEGPVFANIMLADEINRASPKTQSALLEAMQERKVTVMGQSHSLPEPFFVLATQNPIELEGTYPLPEAQLDRFLFKINVGRNPAEVLTRIVLNREMGMEPAVPRVLDAEELLRLMELARRIAIPDAVAGYIGRLVNATHPGESEAARGVKYGASPRAALGLAAAAKARALRQGRPFCSFEDVQAVIRPVLEHRILLDHMAKLEGATPGDVVERLLKEIPAQDKPLPHSLAAAKIH; from the coding sequence ATGAACGCTCCTCCCTCTCTCTCTCAGGAAGAACTCGGCACTGCCGTGCAAAAGCTTGACGCCCTGGCCTCCGCCATGAACCAGGTTCTGTTCGGCAAGGAAAATCTCATTGAACTCATCCTCACCGGCGTTCTGGCCCGCGGCCACATCCTGCTGGAGGGCTTGCCCGGACTGGGCAAAACGGAACTGGTCAAGGGGCTTTCCAAGGCGCTGGACATCACGGCAAGGCGTGTGCAGTTCACCCCGGACCTGCTGCCCGGAGACATCACGGGCACCCCCGTCCTGCAGGAGGCGGACGGGAGAAAATCCTTCGTCTTCCAGGAAGGCCCCGTATTCGCCAACATCATGCTGGCGGACGAAATCAACCGGGCCTCCCCCAAAACCCAGTCCGCCCTGCTGGAAGCCATGCAGGAAAGGAAGGTCACCGTCATGGGCCAGTCCCATTCTCTTCCGGAGCCTTTCTTCGTGCTGGCTACCCAGAACCCCATTGAACTGGAAGGCACCTACCCGCTGCCGGAAGCCCAGCTTGACCGCTTCCTGTTCAAGATCAACGTAGGCAGAAATCCCGCGGAGGTGCTGACCCGCATCGTCCTCAACCGTGAAATGGGCATGGAACCAGCCGTTCCCCGCGTGCTGGACGCGGAGGAACTTCTCCGCCTGATGGAACTTGCCCGGCGGATCGCCATCCCGGATGCCGTGGCCGGATACATCGGGAGGCTCGTCAACGCCACCCATCCCGGCGAATCGGAAGCGGCCCGCGGTGTCAAATACGGGGCCAGCCCCCGCGCCGCCCTGGGCCTGGCCGCCGCCGCCAAGGCACGCGCCCTGCGCCAGGGACGCCCCTTCTGCTCCTTTGAAGACGTGCAGGCCGTCATCCGTCCCGTGCTGGAACACCGCATCCTGCTGGACCACATGGCGAAGCTGGAAGGAGCGACTCCCGGAGACGTCGTGGAACGGCTCCTGAAAGAAATTCCGGCCCAGGACAAGCCCCTGCCACATTCTCTCGCCGCAGCTAAAATCCATTAA
- a CDS encoding ABC transporter ATP-binding protein gives MTEPILLEVSGLSKSFDQVKAVSGVSFQIRKGQVVGLIGANGAGKTTTMRMLATLELADSGSILINGINAVDHPNEVRPLIGWMPDYFHPYKNTSVREYLDFFARAYDIPGSRLLFAVDEVLDFTELGELQTRLINKLSKGQTQRLCLARTLVSDPELLILDEPAAGLDPKARMEFKNLVHLLKARGKTLLISSHILSELGEMCDSLIFMDGGSIVHDGDKSSLLHHQEETGWPFEVKIAGENTAPLEEWMAIHPGWKVRSVQENGVTATFSSCEPELVARELRQLCADLPVIEFHRSERRLEEAFVDILLNKNKKPDSASGQTVSPSSSAS, from the coding sequence ATGACAGAGCCCATTTTGCTTGAAGTTTCCGGACTGTCCAAATCCTTTGACCAGGTTAAAGCCGTCAGCGGCGTCTCCTTCCAAATCAGGAAGGGGCAGGTCGTAGGCCTGATCGGCGCCAACGGTGCCGGAAAGACGACCACCATGCGCATGCTCGCCACTCTGGAACTCGCCGACTCCGGAAGCATCCTGATCAACGGCATTAACGCCGTGGACCATCCCAACGAGGTGCGTCCTCTGATCGGCTGGATGCCGGACTACTTCCATCCCTACAAAAACACCAGCGTCCGGGAATACCTGGACTTCTTCGCCAGGGCATACGACATTCCGGGCAGCCGCCTGCTTTTCGCCGTGGATGAAGTGCTGGACTTTACGGAACTGGGAGAACTGCAAACGCGGCTCATCAACAAGCTCTCCAAGGGGCAGACCCAGCGCCTGTGCCTGGCGCGCACCCTGGTCAGCGATCCCGAACTCCTCATTCTGGACGAACCCGCCGCCGGGCTGGACCCAAAGGCGCGCATGGAATTCAAAAACCTGGTGCATCTGCTCAAGGCCAGGGGAAAAACCCTGCTCATCAGCTCCCACATCCTCTCCGAACTGGGGGAAATGTGCGACTCCCTGATTTTCATGGATGGAGGTTCCATCGTCCATGACGGCGACAAAAGCTCCCTGTTGCACCATCAGGAGGAAACCGGCTGGCCCTTTGAAGTGAAAATCGCCGGAGAAAACACCGCTCCTCTGGAAGAATGGATGGCCATTCATCCCGGCTGGAAAGTGCGTTCCGTGCAGGAAAACGGCGTTACGGCCACTTTCTCCTCCTGTGAGCCGGAGCTGGTCGCCAGGGAACTCAGGCAGCTCTGCGCAGACCTGCCCGTCATCGAGTTCCACCGCAGCGAACGCCGGCTGGAAGAAGCCTTCGTCGATATCCTGCTTAACAAGAATAAAAAACCGGACTCCGCGTCCGGACAAACCGTCTCTCCCTCCTCATCCGCCTCATGA
- a CDS encoding DUF58 domain-containing protein: MFMENASPSSTGIRQEAEQAARRFRLPFSRQAWKGVQGGWAGRETGNSIDFQDHRAYQWGDDPRGIHWAAYARTGQLTMKVYQAELSPLVDIAVDVSESMFLCEERAAATEALLQFCMLSSLQAGAQVRMHAVKGRHGIPLEMEDVHSGRWRAGLPELPADETMPVPAFWRANGLKIFISDLLYPGEPSALLAPMTSRGGLSLILAPTLPEEAVLPETGNVHLKNCESGAIRNQYISSGLSRRYARAYAVHFELWAAACRRHQVLFSRIPCNLPLTKALAAEAFSGGAVELA, translated from the coding sequence ATGTTCATGGAAAACGCATCCCCTTCCTCCACAGGCATCCGGCAGGAAGCCGAGCAGGCGGCCCGGCGCTTCCGCCTGCCTTTTTCCCGCCAGGCGTGGAAAGGGGTGCAGGGCGGCTGGGCGGGACGGGAAACCGGCAACTCCATAGACTTTCAGGACCACCGCGCCTACCAGTGGGGGGACGATCCGCGCGGCATCCACTGGGCGGCCTACGCCCGGACCGGCCAGCTCACCATGAAGGTTTATCAGGCGGAATTGTCGCCCCTGGTGGACATTGCCGTGGATGTTTCCGAATCCATGTTTCTTTGCGAAGAACGGGCCGCGGCAACGGAGGCCCTGCTGCAATTCTGCATGCTTTCCTCCCTGCAGGCGGGCGCGCAGGTGCGGATGCACGCCGTCAAGGGGCGGCACGGCATTCCGCTGGAAATGGAAGACGTCCACTCGGGCCGCTGGCGCGCCGGACTGCCGGAGCTGCCCGCGGATGAAACCATGCCCGTCCCCGCCTTCTGGCGCGCCAACGGCCTGAAAATATTCATCTCCGACCTTCTCTATCCGGGGGAACCCTCCGCCCTGCTGGCTCCGATGACCTCCCGGGGCGGCCTGTCCCTGATCCTGGCCCCCACTCTGCCGGAAGAAGCCGTACTCCCTGAAACCGGCAATGTCCACCTGAAGAATTGTGAATCCGGCGCCATCCGCAACCAGTACATATCCTCCGGCCTGTCCAGGCGTTATGCCCGTGCCTATGCCGTCCACTTTGAACTATGGGCCGCGGCCTGCCGGCGGCACCAAGTCCTCTTCTCCCGCATTCCCTGCAACCTGCCTCTGACGAAAGCCCTGGCGGCGGAAGCCTTCAGTGGCGGGGCCGTGGAGCTCGCCTGA
- a CDS encoding BatA domain-containing protein: MLPHLTNTAGLWALLGIPLILAIHFLQHRTRVRLTATMFLLESLAPEAATGKNWDRLRSSRALWLQLLAVLLLAWVLAAPCWVRQDAEQTVVFIMDDSANMYPFREEAVQAVAEDMENIGKQGIPTTWVLMGSRPARLPFYRGNNRNAALQALSRWMPDAATHDLSESLRTAAFMAGAGGLTRLVTCTPERVPAGQPARGVGRPLDNAGFAGITHMEGPGEPRWRIAVKNNSAAPVQKTVSVRAGDVAQEQSLTLHPGAVAEFEYTLPPGCGTAVLRLAPDAFPLDNVLPLVRPAPKPVAVEMQVPEKTADVFRKIYSGLPGFSSGSSTDSTATLRIFVEDKADAHRPHGAAIILGRPAEKSSGIRTVTAERHPLTDGLNWSGLLVPGTGSMAPGENATMLLWRENTPLAWLEEGALFLNWSWEDSNADRLPATVLMVRRFMEAVQARAPGVTTGNLPGGTRLRLPGGSRIIHTAPDGERKEEPFSGRLPEEPGFIDITGTPAETAPHFHGAVWFSDARMGDFSHCSTFDSGLQDLKQETRRHLAPDPLAPLWLTLAGLALMASWIPSTPNTLRRP; encoded by the coding sequence ATGCTCCCTCATCTCACCAACACGGCCGGCCTGTGGGCGCTCCTGGGAATACCCCTCATCCTTGCCATCCACTTTCTTCAGCACAGAACTCGGGTACGCCTTACGGCCACCATGTTTCTGCTGGAATCCCTGGCCCCGGAGGCAGCCACGGGAAAGAACTGGGACAGGCTGCGCTCCTCCCGCGCCCTGTGGCTCCAATTGCTCGCGGTCCTGTTGCTGGCATGGGTGCTTGCCGCGCCGTGCTGGGTCCGGCAGGATGCGGAGCAGACGGTCGTCTTCATCATGGATGACTCCGCAAACATGTACCCTTTCCGTGAAGAAGCCGTTCAGGCCGTGGCCGAAGACATGGAAAACATCGGAAAACAGGGCATCCCCACCACCTGGGTTCTGATGGGAAGCCGCCCGGCGCGCCTGCCCTTCTACCGCGGGAACAACAGGAACGCCGCCCTCCAGGCCCTTTCCCGGTGGATGCCGGACGCCGCCACCCACGACCTCTCCGAATCCCTGCGTACGGCAGCCTTCATGGCCGGAGCCGGCGGGCTCACACGCCTGGTTACCTGTACCCCGGAACGGGTTCCTGCCGGCCAGCCGGCCCGCGGCGTGGGCAGGCCGCTTGACAACGCCGGATTTGCGGGCATCACGCACATGGAAGGGCCGGGAGAGCCGCGTTGGAGAATCGCCGTAAAAAACAACTCTGCCGCCCCTGTCCAGAAAACCGTCTCCGTCCGCGCGGGAGATGTGGCTCAGGAACAGTCACTGACGCTCCATCCCGGCGCCGTCGCGGAATTTGAATATACTCTGCCGCCCGGCTGCGGCACGGCCGTGCTCCGTCTTGCGCCCGATGCCTTCCCGCTGGACAACGTTCTGCCGCTGGTACGCCCCGCCCCCAAACCGGTCGCCGTGGAAATGCAGGTTCCGGAAAAAACGGCCGATGTTTTCCGGAAAATCTATTCCGGCCTGCCCGGCTTCTCCTCCGGCTCTTCCACGGATTCCACGGCTACGCTCCGCATCTTTGTTGAAGACAAGGCAGACGCCCACCGGCCTCACGGCGCGGCCATCATTCTGGGGCGCCCGGCGGAAAAATCCTCAGGAATACGTACCGTGACGGCGGAACGGCATCCCCTGACGGACGGCCTGAACTGGAGCGGGCTGCTTGTGCCCGGCACCGGAAGCATGGCTCCGGGGGAAAACGCTACGATGCTGCTCTGGCGGGAAAACACCCCCCTGGCGTGGCTGGAAGAAGGCGCTCTCTTCCTCAACTGGTCATGGGAAGACTCCAACGCGGACCGTCTGCCGGCCACCGTGCTGATGGTGCGCCGTTTCATGGAAGCCGTTCAGGCCCGCGCACCCGGCGTCACCACGGGCAACCTTCCCGGAGGAACGCGCCTCCGTCTCCCCGGAGGCTCCCGGATCATCCACACGGCGCCGGACGGGGAGCGGAAAGAAGAGCCCTTCTCCGGGCGCCTGCCGGAAGAACCCGGCTTCATCGACATTACCGGGACGCCTGCGGAAACGGCTCCTCACTTCCACGGGGCCGTCTGGTTCTCCGACGCCCGCATGGGCGACTTCTCCCACTGCTCCACTTTTGACAGCGGACTACAGGACCTGAAACAGGAAACGCGGCGGCATCTCGCGCCCGACCCTCTTGCCCCCCTGTGGCTGACCCTGGCCGGACTGGCCCTGATGGCCTCCTGGATACCGTCAACCCCCAACACCCTCCGGCGCCCATGA
- a CDS encoding VWA domain-containing protein — protein MIQFLSPEWFFLVPLLVLAGWKYKRLRLASPVRLLIQAVLVLALAQPVITRGGSDMDLWVLIDQSGSTDGAAAADAPEIQSILERSKRPGDRIRLVDFAREAVLRGQGDPVFNGGPSNTCMAEALAYTLAQMEPDRVNRILMVTDGWPTSPLDTTPEQLLRARVPVDYRMISVNREADIRIDHIKAPARIRPGEAFLLEVAIAGPPGSGAVVPWRISRNGGTPLTGQAVLVDGKAVVRLTDRLSTPGCAAYEAFISPPGDPVTGNNRAEQLVEVTGGSKVLLLSGYDRDPLVPFLAAQGFDVQRPADPLQLDSGHLSGAGLVIINNLRASAVSRKFLHALNYYVREQGGGLLMAGGRQSFGSGGYFSSPVDELLPVSMELKKDRAGLLTSMSIVLDRSGSMSMSASGGKTKMDLANAGACQTILNLADEDFISVHAVDSSPHAIVDMSRIGPNRDQMLRSVSRIQSMGGGIFVGEGLRAGWAELQKTQAGTRHLILFSDAGDSEEPDDYKTTLSEMTRAGATVSVIALGTEKSQDAELLKEIAELGQGRIFFCDRPGDIPDIFTQETISVARAAFLEEQTPLHGTAGWNQIAAAQPDWPRTIDGYNLCYLRDEATAACISADSYQAPLISFWNRGAGRVAAVAFALGGPFGQSVQNWEGYGDLVQTLSRWLNRQDAPPGYSVRTETVGDRLFVHLYYCEENIPQIARQMPEISLELAGREGSRTIQGIWEHLQPGAFRCSFPLPPGTTARGAVRIGGKAMPFGPVNQNLDPEWAMSRPARQAFLDMVQRSGGRERLDLPSILNEPRPTSRLDLQPFLLWGLLVLLVTDALLTRTGLLPGTKRAGRESAE, from the coding sequence ATGATTCAATTTCTCTCTCCGGAATGGTTCTTCCTGGTTCCCCTGCTGGTTCTGGCAGGCTGGAAATACAAGCGGCTGCGCCTGGCTTCCCCGGTGCGCCTGCTGATCCAGGCCGTGCTGGTTCTGGCGCTGGCCCAGCCCGTGATAACCAGGGGCGGAAGCGACATGGACCTTTGGGTGCTGATCGACCAGTCCGGCTCCACGGACGGGGCCGCTGCCGCGGACGCTCCGGAAATCCAGTCCATTCTAGAACGCAGCAAGCGGCCGGGCGACCGCATCCGGCTGGTGGACTTCGCCCGTGAAGCCGTACTCCGGGGACAGGGGGACCCTGTTTTCAATGGGGGCCCCTCCAATACATGCATGGCGGAAGCCCTGGCCTATACCCTGGCACAAATGGAGCCGGACCGCGTCAACCGCATCCTGATGGTCACGGACGGCTGGCCCACCAGTCCTCTGGACACCACGCCGGAACAGCTCCTCCGCGCCAGGGTTCCCGTGGACTACCGCATGATCTCCGTCAACCGGGAGGCGGACATCCGCATCGATCATATCAAGGCCCCCGCGCGCATCCGTCCGGGGGAAGCCTTTTTGCTGGAGGTCGCCATCGCCGGGCCGCCCGGTTCCGGGGCCGTGGTCCCCTGGAGGATAAGCAGAAACGGCGGAACACCCCTGACGGGACAGGCGGTTCTGGTTGACGGAAAAGCCGTCGTACGGCTGACAGACCGCCTTTCCACTCCCGGATGCGCAGCTTATGAAGCATTCATCTCCCCTCCCGGCGATCCCGTGACGGGCAACAACCGGGCGGAACAGCTTGTGGAAGTAACGGGAGGCAGCAAGGTACTGCTCCTTTCCGGCTATGACCGGGACCCGCTTGTCCCCTTCCTTGCCGCACAGGGATTCGACGTTCAGCGCCCGGCGGATCCCCTGCAGCTGGACTCCGGCCACCTGTCGGGAGCCGGCCTGGTAATCATCAACAACCTCAGGGCCTCCGCCGTCTCCCGGAAATTCCTCCATGCCCTGAACTACTATGTGCGGGAACAGGGCGGCGGCCTGCTCATGGCCGGAGGCAGGCAAAGCTTCGGTTCCGGCGGCTACTTCTCCTCCCCCGTGGACGAACTGCTCCCCGTCTCCATGGAACTGAAAAAGGACCGGGCCGGCCTCCTCACTTCCATGAGCATCGTCCTGGACCGTTCGGGGTCCATGTCCATGTCAGCTTCCGGAGGCAAAACCAAGATGGACCTGGCGAATGCCGGCGCCTGCCAGACCATTCTGAACCTCGCGGATGAAGACTTCATCTCCGTCCACGCCGTCGACAGCTCTCCGCACGCCATTGTGGATATGAGCCGGATAGGCCCCAACCGGGACCAAATGCTCCGCAGCGTCTCCCGCATCCAGTCCATGGGCGGCGGCATCTTCGTGGGGGAAGGGCTCAGGGCCGGATGGGCGGAACTGCAAAAAACACAGGCGGGAACCAGGCACCTGATCCTCTTTTCCGACGCCGGCGACTCCGAAGAACCGGACGACTATAAAACCACGCTGAGCGAAATGACCCGGGCAGGCGCCACTGTCAGCGTCATTGCCCTGGGAACGGAAAAAAGCCAAGACGCCGAACTGCTCAAGGAAATAGCCGAATTGGGACAAGGCCGCATCTTCTTCTGCGACCGCCCGGGAGACATTCCCGACATCTTCACGCAGGAAACCATCTCCGTGGCCCGGGCCGCCTTTCTGGAGGAACAGACGCCCCTGCACGGCACGGCCGGATGGAACCAGATTGCCGCGGCACAGCCGGACTGGCCCCGGACGATAGACGGATACAACCTCTGCTACCTGAGGGATGAAGCCACTGCCGCCTGCATCTCCGCCGACAGCTACCAGGCTCCCCTGATCTCCTTCTGGAACCGGGGGGCGGGACGCGTAGCCGCCGTCGCCTTTGCGCTGGGCGGCCCTTTCGGGCAGTCCGTGCAGAACTGGGAGGGATACGGAGACCTGGTCCAGACCCTCTCCCGCTGGCTCAACAGACAGGACGCGCCGCCGGGCTATTCCGTGCGTACGGAAACCGTCGGAGACCGCCTGTTCGTCCACCTCTATTACTGCGAAGAAAACATCCCGCAAATAGCGCGCCAAATGCCTGAAATCTCCCTGGAACTGGCAGGCCGCGAAGGCTCCCGCACCATTCAGGGCATCTGGGAGCATCTTCAGCCGGGAGCCTTCCGGTGCAGCTTCCCCCTGCCTCCCGGAACTACGGCGCGCGGAGCCGTCCGCATAGGAGGGAAGGCAATGCCTTTCGGCCCCGTCAACCAGAATCTGGACCCGGAATGGGCCATGTCGCGCCCGGCCCGGCAGGCCTTTCTGGACATGGTGCAAAGGTCAGGCGGCCGGGAAAGGCTGGACCTGCCCTCCATCCTGAACGAACCGCGGCCCACCTCCCGCCTTGACCTTCAGCCCTTCCTGCTGTGGGGGCTCCTGGTCCTGCTTGTCACGGACGCCCTGCTCACGCGGACGGGGCTTTTACCGGGTACAAAACGCGCCGGGCGGGAATCCGCGGAATAA
- a CDS encoding ATP-binding protein — translation MTTLIPRPQYTERIAPFIGKNIIKVLTGQRRIGKSFILRQVMEEIRRKEPEAHIISINKELEQFRDIRTYEDLSHYLEPLLSKPGPHYLFIDEVQEIEGFQFCLRSLLAEEKCDIFCTGSNAQMLSGELATHLAGRSVSFDVHSLSYREFLTFHRLETGQESLKKYLTFGGMPYLAHIGLKADVPFEYLRSVYSTILLKDTVAREKIRNVHFLEDLVTYLADNIGNLFSANNISKFLKSQRVDLSPQVTLNYLRALSNAYLIHRVSRTEVGGMKIFETGEKFYFEDIGISHAIRGFNFRRDVHKVMENAVYLHLIQQGYSVHVGQLKEQEIDFVADKSGDKLYVQVSLNVADEKTAAREFGNLLAVQDNYPKYVVTLNDMILGDNQEGIHHMNLEEFLLKE, via the coding sequence ATGACGACTCTTATTCCGCGCCCCCAGTATACCGAACGCATTGCTCCGTTTATCGGCAAGAACATCATCAAGGTTCTTACCGGGCAGCGTCGTATCGGCAAGAGCTTTATCCTGCGTCAGGTGATGGAGGAAATTCGCAGGAAGGAGCCGGAGGCGCACATCATTTCCATCAACAAGGAGCTGGAGCAATTCCGGGATATCCGTACCTATGAGGATTTGTCACATTATCTGGAACCTTTGCTGAGCAAACCGGGCCCCCATTACCTGTTCATCGATGAGGTACAGGAGATTGAGGGCTTCCAGTTCTGCCTGCGCAGCCTGCTGGCCGAGGAGAAGTGCGATATTTTCTGCACTGGCAGCAATGCCCAAATGCTTTCGGGGGAACTGGCGACTCATCTGGCCGGACGGTCCGTAAGTTTCGATGTTCACAGCTTGAGTTACCGGGAGTTCCTGACCTTCCATCGTCTGGAAACCGGGCAGGAGAGCCTGAAAAAGTATCTGACGTTTGGCGGTATGCCTTATCTGGCCCATATCGGGCTGAAAGCCGATGTTCCTTTCGAGTATTTGCGTTCCGTTTATTCCACCATTCTATTGAAGGATACGGTGGCCCGGGAGAAGATACGCAATGTGCATTTTCTGGAAGATCTCGTGACCTATCTGGCCGACAATATCGGCAATCTGTTTTCAGCCAACAATATCAGCAAGTTTCTGAAGTCGCAGCGGGTGGATCTGTCTCCCCAGGTGACGCTGAATTACCTGCGGGCCCTGAGCAATGCCTATTTGATTCACCGGGTTTCCCGCACCGAGGTGGGCGGCATGAAGATTTTCGAAACGGGAGAAAAGTTTTACTTCGAGGATATCGGCATCAGCCATGCCATCCGGGGCTTCAATTTCCGCCGGGATGTTCACAAGGTGATGGAGAATGCGGTTTACCTGCATCTGATTCAGCAGGGGTATTCCGTCCATGTCGGGCAGCTGAAGGAGCAGGAGATTGATTTTGTCGCCGACAAGTCGGGAGACAAGCTCTATGTTCAGGTGAGCCTGAATGTCGCCGACGAGAAGACAGCCGCCCGGGAGTTCGGGAATCTGCTGGCCGTTCAGGACAATTATCCCAAGTATGTGGTGACGCTCAATGATATGATTCTGGGCGACAATCAGGAGGGCATCCACCACATGAATCTGGAAGAATTTCTGTTGAAGGAATGA
- a CDS encoding potassium transporter TrkG: protein MNENREKPVLNRFEIMELAFGMCTLGALMWLLWLNGFDAIHEDQVSLRYFREILSLLVLGQLAGVIGILREKWLSKTIRNPRWVELGMGLLILVMLIGNYSNSAFFSRIELQNIFRALCLCYGAAPLLNLKEYFFRIARRKRGFRMPRIRPALLFLITLIAFIALGGTLLMSPGATKEGISLSPTDAYFISTSAVCVTGLVPLNVHEHFTNYGQTILLALFQIGAFGIMTFTYFVSLMVGQGLTLRSKVTISNLLDEEGITQVDRFIKNIIAVTFGVEALGAVALYFSWRGIPGLEGDTLWWYAVFHSVSGFCNAGFSLFADNLATPDVAYNMGGQITIMVMVLCGSLGFAMYLEIVRRARVALGWDRRDTVSRHWSTYSWLVVRMTAALVLGGGLVLFLIKIIDGSVFNSSDPWYWILWESLFNATARTAGFNISDMALNSVPYALFLSALMFIGGNPGSTTGGVHTTAFAVSCGEVARILQGKQDVVMHRRRIARSVVERSVITVILAGAWVGMMTMVMCFAEPGLSLERLFFEVVSSFATVGFSWNVTPELSDVGKWIIVFNMIVGRVGMVAFVLAFMKQPSKSPIRYPETRLPLS, encoded by the coding sequence GTGAATGAGAACAGGGAAAAACCGGTTTTAAACCGTTTCGAGATCATGGAACTGGCGTTCGGCATGTGCACGCTGGGCGCCTTGATGTGGCTTCTGTGGCTGAACGGGTTTGACGCGATTCACGAAGACCAGGTTTCCCTGCGCTATTTCCGGGAGATTCTTTCTCTGCTGGTCCTCGGGCAGCTGGCGGGAGTGATCGGAATTCTCCGTGAAAAATGGCTCTCCAAGACCATTCGGAATCCGCGCTGGGTGGAGCTTGGCATGGGGCTTCTCATTCTCGTCATGCTGATCGGGAATTATTCGAATTCCGCCTTCTTTTCCAGGATAGAGCTTCAGAATATTTTCCGTGCGCTGTGCCTCTGCTATGGAGCGGCTCCGCTGCTGAACCTGAAGGAGTATTTTTTCCGCATTGCCCGCAGAAAGAGGGGATTCCGCATGCCGCGCATCCGCCCTGCCCTGCTTTTCCTGATTACCCTGATTGCTTTCATTGCGCTGGGGGGAACCCTGCTGATGTCTCCGGGCGCCACGAAGGAAGGCATTTCCCTGTCCCCCACGGACGCCTATTTCATCAGCACCAGCGCCGTGTGTGTGACCGGCCTGGTTCCCCTGAACGTTCACGAGCATTTCACCAATTACGGCCAGACCATTCTTCTGGCCCTGTTCCAGATCGGCGCGTTCGGGATTATGACATTCACCTATTTCGTCTCCCTGATGGTGGGCCAGGGGCTGACCCTGCGCTCCAAGGTAACCATCAGCAATCTTCTGGACGAGGAGGGCATCACCCAGGTGGACCGGTTCATCAAGAATATCATTGCCGTCACGTTCGGCGTGGAAGCCCTGGGAGCCGTCGCTCTTTATTTTTCCTGGCGCGGCATTCCCGGACTGGAAGGGGATACGCTGTGGTGGTACGCCGTGTTCCATTCCGTTTCCGGCTTCTGTAATGCGGGTTTCAGCCTGTTTGCCGACAATCTGGCTACGCCGGACGTGGCTTACAACATGGGAGGGCAGATCACTATCATGGTGATGGTGTTGTGCGGGAGCCTGGGCTTTGCCATGTATCTGGAAATTGTCCGCAGGGCCAGGGTAGCCCTGGGTTGGGACCGCCGGGATACGGTCAGCCGCCACTGGTCCACGTACAGCTGGCTGGTGGTGCGCATGACGGCGGCGCTGGTGCTGGGCGGCGGCCTCGTCCTGTTTCTGATCAAGATAATCGACGGAAGCGTGTTCAATTCTTCCGACCCCTGGTACTGGATTCTGTGGGAGAGCCTGTTCAACGCCACGGCGCGCACCGCCGGATTCAATATTTCCGATATGGCGCTCAATAGCGTGCCCTATGCCCTGTTCCTTTCCGCACTCATGTTCATCGGCGGAAATCCCGGTTCCACGACTGGGGGCGTGCATACCACCGCCTTTGCCGTTTCCTGCGGAGAGGTGGCGCGCATCCTGCAAGGGAAGCAGGACGTCGTGATGCACAGGCGCCGCATTGCCCGCAGCGTGGTGGAACGCTCCGTCATCACCGTCATTCTGGCCGGGGCATGGGTGGGCATGATGACGATGGTCATGTGTTTCGCGGAGCCGGGCCTTTCCCTGGAACGCCTGTTTTTCGAGGTGGTCAGCTCCTTCGCCACTGTCGGCTTTTCCTGGAACGTCACTCCGGAACTCAGCGATGTGGGCAAGTGGATCATCGTGTTCAACATGATCGTGGGGCGCGTGGGCATGGTCGCCTTTGTGCTGGCTTTCATGAAGCAACCCTCCAAGTCGCCCATCCGTTATCCGGAGACTAGGCTTCCCCTGAGCTGA